A genomic window from Glaciihabitans sp. INWT7 includes:
- the alr gene encoding alanine racemase, with translation MTSLEHPDSGPLATRIVDLGAIARNIGRIRDITGTPILAVVKADGFGHGMIEVATTALAAGATWLGVATVDEALAVRSAGITAPILCWLADPWCDLRAAVTAGVTISCANVETLEAIAALGDAADVHLEFDTGMSRGGAPEYAWDALITTALASPSVRVTGIWSHLALAADAEPGSTTPQVRAFERGVARARELGLAPGILHLANSAGALEHPDTWYDLVRCGAALYGIETVMGLTHSLEPAMRVVSRVTQLKRVAAGTGVSYNHAWVSPAATTLVLVPVGYGDGIPRDLSHGGEIVIGGVRHPVVGAISMDQLVVDVGDAVVALGDEVVLLGSPSDGEPDAQEWATVTGTIAHEILTGLGGRMARRHIDQTQRTFS, from the coding sequence ATGACCTCGCTGGAGCACCCCGACTCCGGCCCGCTCGCCACCCGGATCGTCGATCTCGGTGCGATCGCCCGCAACATCGGTCGCATCCGTGACATCACCGGAACCCCGATCCTCGCCGTCGTGAAGGCGGATGGCTTCGGCCACGGCATGATCGAGGTCGCGACCACCGCGCTCGCGGCCGGGGCGACCTGGCTCGGTGTCGCGACGGTGGACGAAGCCCTTGCCGTGCGATCCGCGGGAATCACCGCGCCGATCCTGTGCTGGCTCGCCGATCCCTGGTGCGACCTTCGCGCGGCCGTGACCGCCGGCGTGACCATCTCCTGCGCCAATGTCGAGACGCTCGAGGCCATCGCAGCCCTCGGGGATGCCGCCGATGTGCACCTGGAATTCGACACGGGGATGTCGCGGGGCGGTGCTCCCGAATACGCCTGGGACGCCCTCATCACGACCGCGCTCGCCTCGCCCTCCGTGCGCGTCACCGGGATCTGGTCGCACCTGGCCCTCGCCGCTGACGCGGAGCCCGGGTCGACAACTCCTCAGGTCCGGGCTTTCGAGCGGGGGGTCGCTCGGGCTCGCGAGCTCGGTCTCGCGCCCGGCATCCTGCACCTGGCGAATTCAGCGGGTGCCCTCGAACATCCCGACACCTGGTACGACCTCGTGCGATGCGGAGCAGCCCTCTACGGGATCGAGACCGTGATGGGGCTCACGCACTCGCTCGAGCCGGCGATGCGGGTGGTTTCGCGTGTCACCCAATTGAAACGCGTGGCCGCGGGCACGGGGGTCAGTTACAACCACGCCTGGGTCTCTCCGGCGGCGACCACGCTCGTGCTCGTGCCGGTGGGTTATGGCGATGGCATCCCCCGCGACCTCTCGCACGGCGGGGAGATCGTGATCGGCGGCGTGCGTCATCCCGTCGTCGGAGCGATCTCCATGGACCAGCTCGTCGTGGATGTCGGAGACGCCGTGGTGGCCCTGGGCGACGAAGTGGTGTTGCTCGGTTCCCCGAGCGACGGCGAGCCGGATGCCCAGGAGTGGGCGACCGTAACCGGTACGATCGCCCACGAGATACTCACCGGCCTCGGTG
- a CDS encoding SDR family oxidoreductase — protein sequence MTTILVTGGTAQLGRPTVRALRDAGHDVRVLSRGHPAGALSGDLLTGRGLGRALSGVEAVVHLASTGSARDVAATTLLSAFARSAGVAHVVFMSIVGIDEISLPYYRAKRRAEEVVVGSGIPHTVLRATQFHSFVETLFTTQRRVLPVTLVPSFSFQPISVQDVAARLVELVAAGPAGRAPDIGGPQVLTGHELATRWKLAAGTRRPLVPLRITGRAVAAFAAGANLVPGPPFGHSTFDEYLAARHPRG from the coding sequence ATGACGACGATCCTGGTCACCGGAGGCACGGCTCAACTGGGACGACCGACGGTCAGGGCGCTCCGGGATGCCGGCCACGACGTTCGCGTGCTCAGTCGCGGCCACCCGGCGGGCGCGCTGTCCGGCGACCTCCTCACCGGGCGTGGCCTCGGTCGAGCCCTCTCGGGAGTGGAAGCGGTCGTGCACCTCGCCAGCACCGGTTCCGCCCGGGACGTGGCGGCCACCACTCTTCTCAGCGCCTTCGCCCGCTCGGCCGGGGTGGCACACGTCGTCTTCATGTCGATAGTCGGCATCGACGAGATTTCCCTGCCCTACTACCGGGCCAAGCGGCGGGCGGAGGAGGTGGTCGTCGGTTCGGGTATCCCCCACACCGTCCTGCGCGCGACACAGTTCCACTCCTTCGTCGAGACGCTGTTCACCACGCAACGCCGCGTCCTCCCGGTGACCCTCGTGCCCTCATTCTCGTTCCAGCCGATCTCGGTGCAGGATGTCGCGGCGCGGCTCGTCGAGCTCGTTGCGGCCGGTCCGGCCGGGCGCGCGCCCGACATCGGCGGCCCGCAGGTGCTGACCGGTCACGAACTCGCGACCCGCTGGAAACTCGCCGCAGGAACGCGCCGGCCCCTGGTCCCCTTGCGCATCACCGGGCGCGCGGTTGCCGCCTTCGCCGCCGGGGCCAACCTCGTGCCCGGGCCGCCCTTCGGCCACAGTACTTTCGACGAGTACCTCGCCGCTCGTCACCCCCGGGGCTAG